Within Streptomyces antibioticus, the genomic segment GTCGGTGAGCCACGACGGCGAGGGCATCTACGGCGGCCAGGCGGTCGCGGCCGGAGTGGCGGCGGCGATGGCGGGCGCCCCGCCGAGCGCCGTGATCGCCTCCGCGCTGGCCGTCGTCCCCGAGGACTCCTGGACGGCCCGCTCGCTGCGCCGGGCCGTGGCGGTCGCCCACCGCGGCGAACGCGCCGTCCGCTCCGCCGTCGTCATCGGCGGCTACCCCTGGACCGACCTCGCCCCCGAGGCCGTGGCCCTCGCCTTCGGCGCGTACGCGTCGGCCGACGGCGACTTCACCCAGGCCGTCCTCACCGCCGTCAACATGGGCCGCGACGCCGACACCACGGCGGCGGTCGCGGGCGCGCTGGCCGGGGCCACCCAGGGGGTCGCCGCCGTCCCGGCCCACTGGGCGGCGGCGATCGGACCGGCGCGCGGCACCTGTCTGCCGTCGATGGCCGGACACCACGTCCTGGACGTGGCCGAACTGCTGGTGCCGGGCGAGGGCGGCAAGTGGGGCGAGGGCGTGGTCGCGGAGGACCTCGTCTCCAGCCTGCTGCCGCCCGCCCCGGCGGCCCCGGCCCCGGCTTCGGCTTCGGCCCCCGAGAAGGAGAGCGTCCGATGAGACCACCGGGACCCTGGGACGAGGGCACGACGGCGCAGCCGCAGGGCGGCACCCTCACGGAGGAGCCGCGGACACCGGCGGTCACCGAGAACACCACCGCACCCGCACCCGTCCCGCCGCGCCCCCACCGCATCCGCGGCCTTCTCCTCGGGCTGGCCGCCGGTGACGCCGCCGGCTGGCCGGCCGCCCGGCACCGCGCCGCCCGGATGCCCGAGTGGACCCGCCGCCTCACCCGCGAACTCGACACCTTCGCCGAGCAGAACGCCACCACCACGCTCCCCGTCCCCATCGCCCTCAACCAGCCCCCCGAGCCGCTCCGCCTCGGCCCCTCCGACGACGCCGAGTGGGCCGCGTTCGCGGCGGAGGCCGTCCTGCGGGCCGGCGACGACACCGTCCTCGGCGACCTCGGCCGGGAACGCCGGATGCGCGCCGCCATCGACCTCACCTGGAACGCCGTCGCGAGCGAGGTCGCGGCCGCCGCCGACCGGGCCCCGGAGATCGAGTCCGCGGTGCTGCCGCTGCGCGCCCGGATCTCCGTACGGGCCGGGCTCGGCAACCTCGCCGCGGGACTGCGCCCGCCCGCCACCGGCCACGACAACCCGCACTTCTTCGACGACGCGGCCTGCGTACGCGCCTGCGTCCTCGCCGTCGCCCACCCCGGCGACCCCCGACTCGCCGCCGAACTCGCCGAGTTCGACGCCCGCTACACCCAGGACGGCGACGGTGTGCACGGGGCCCGCGCGATGGCCGCCGCGCTCGCCATGGCCCTGGCCGGCGCGGACCCCGGGAGCTGTGCGGACGCGGCCCTCGCCGAACTGCCCGAGGGCACGGAGATCGGCCGCAACGCCCGGCACGCGCTGGCGCTGGCGCGCGCCGCCGACAGCGCCTTCGCGCTGGTCCCGCTCCTGGAGCACCAGATCGTCGACCACGTCTACAGCTACGGCATCGCGGCCGCCGAGACGGTCCCGGTGGCCCTCGCCCTGGCGCTGGCCTCCGGCGGCCGGGTCGCCGAGGCCGTCCCGGCGGCGGCCTGTCTGTCCCGGGTGGCGGACTCCGCCCCGGCGCTGGCGGGCGCCCTCACCGGCGCGCTGGGCGGCGGTGACGCGATCCCCGCCTCCTGGCGGGACGCCTGCCGCACCCTGTCCGGCTGTGCGCTCCCCCGGCTCACCGGCACCGACCTGGTGGAACTCGCCGAACTGCTGGAAGCGGCACAACCGGCCCCACCAGGAGGATGATTCGGGGCATGACGCCCAAAGCAGCAGAAAGCCCTGAGGCGGGTCTCGACGAACGGATCACCGGCGCCCTGGTCGGCGCGGCCGTCGGCGACGCGCTCGGCGGCCCGGTCGAGGGCTACTCCCCCGACCAGATCACCGAGCGGCACGGCGGCCGCGTCCACGGCATCGTCGGCCCCTGGAACGGCGACGCCTGGCGCACCGCCCGCCCCATCGCCCCGTACCACAAGGGCGACGGCCACGTCACCGACGACACCTTGATGACCCACGCGCTGATCAGGGTCTACGCCACGGTCCGCGACCACCTCGACGCGTACGCGATCGCCGACCACCTGGTCCCCGACCTGATGACCAACCCCCGCTGGATCCCGGAACTGGAGGCGGAGGCGCTCCCCCTCCAGCGGATCTTCCTCGCGGAGAAGTGGCTCGTCGCGCGCCTCCACTACGGCCATGTCGACCCCCGCGAGGCGGGCAACGGCAACATCGTCAACTGCGGTGCGGCGATGTACATGGCGCCCGTCGGCCTGGTCAACGCGGCCGATCCGGCGGGCGCGTACGCCGAGGCGCTGGACGTCGCGGGCGCCCACCAGTCCTCCTACGGCCGGGAGGCGGCGGGCGTCTTCGCGGCGGCGGTCGCGGCGGCCTGCGCCCCGGGCGCCACCGTCGACTCGGTGGTGGCGGCCTGCCTGGCCCTGGCGAAGGACGGCACCCGCGCCGCGATCGAGGCGGTCTGCGAAGAGGCGTCCCGCCACCGGGACTTCGAGTCGGCCCTGCTCCCGCTGCGCCGGGCCGTGACGCCGTACGACACCGTGGGCCCCGACTACCGCCGGCCCTCCCTCGGCGCCCGCCGCCCCTCCCGGCTGCACGCGATCGAGGAACTCCCCGTCGCGCTGGGCATGGTGGTGGTCGCGGCGGGCGACTACCGGCACGCCGTGCTCGGCGCGGTCAACTACGGCCGTGACTGCGACTCGATCGCCACGATGGCCGGGGCGCTGGCCGGCGCCCTCGGCTCCCCCGTCCCGGACGAGTGGTCGAAGCGGGTGGCGGAGGCCAACCGGCTCGACCTGTGGGAGCCCGCCCGCACCCTCGCCGAGGTCACCCGGCAGATCTTCGCCCGGGACACCGAGGCGCACCGGGCCCGCGAGGCGGCCTTCGCCACCCTCCTCGGAGGCCCGGGATGCTCCGCCTGACCTGGGTCCAGCCGGAGGACCTCCTCGGCCACGAACTCCGCCAGGCCGCCGAGGACGGCCGTGAGCCCTGGGCGATCGCCGCCCGCTGGCGGGCCGCGGGCGGCCCGCAGGCACCGGCCCGCGCGGGCGCCTCCGCCCACCGGGTCTCCGGCTATCTGCGGCAGCTCGCCGAGGACCTGCTGGACGAACTGGCCGACCTGCCGAGCGGACTGGCCGACGACGAACCGACCGAACTGGACGCCATCCGCCGTCTCTGCGCCCCCGCCTACCACCGCACCGGCTCCCCCGCGGCCGCCCCGGCGGGACCCGACCGGTCCGCGCTGGAGGCCGCCTGGACGGGCCGGGCCGTCGGCTGTCTCCTCGGCAAACCCGTGGAGAAACTCCCGCTGCACGCCATCCGCGCCCTCGCCCGCGCCGCCGGCAACTGGCCGCTCGGCGACTACTTCACCGCCCGGGGCGTCCCCGACCACCTTCTGGAGGAACATCCCTGGAACCGCCGCTCGGCATCGACCTCCCTCGCTGAGAACATCGACGGCATGCCGGAGGACGACGACCTCAACTACCCCTTGCTGAATCTGCTGTTGCTCCAGCGCCACGGCCGCGCGTTCGGCACCGACGACGTGGCGCGGCTCTGGCTGGACGAACTCCCCGCGGGCCGCACCTTCACCGCCGAACGCGTCGCCTACCGCAATCTGCTCTCCGGCATCGAACCCCCGCACACCGCCCGCCACCGCAACCCGTTCCGCGAATGGATCGGCGCCCTCATCCGCGCCGACGTCCACGGCTGGACCAACCCCGGCGACCCGGCCGCCGCGGCCGAACAGGCGTACCGCGACGCCGCCTTGACCCACACCGCCAACGGCGTCTACGCGGCGATGTTCACGGCGGCCGTCATCGCGGCCGCGGCCACGGGGGCCCACGACGTGCACACGTGTCTGCGCGCCGGGCTCTCCGTGATCCCGCCCCGCTCCCGCCTGGCCCGCGCGGTCACCCACGCCGTCCGACTGGCCGAGACCCACGCCGACTTCGACACGGTCGTGGACGAACTCCACACCACGCACAAGGCCGCCCACTGGGTGCACGCCGTGCCCAACACCGCCCTGATCGCCGCCGCCCTCACCCACGCCGACGGCGACTTCACCGGCTCGGTGTGCCGCGCGGTGTCCGGCGGCTGGGACACCGACTCCAACGGCGCCACCGCGGGCAGCGTCGCCGGTCTCCTCGCCGGCCGGCCCGCCGCCCTCCCCGACCGCTGGACGGCCCCGCTCAAGAACCGACTGGCCACCTCCGTCGCCGGTTTCGACGGCACCGGCTTCGACACCCTCGCCCATCTCACCTGGTCCCTCACCCCCCGGGAGGCGTCCCGCCCATGACCGACATCGTCGTGCTCGGCAGCACGAACATGGACCTCGTCGCGTACGTCGAGAAGGCCCCGCAGCGCGGGGAGACCGTCACCGGACGGGAGTTCCGCACGATCCCCGGCGGCAAGGGCGCCAACCAGGCGATCGCCGCGGCCCACGCGGGCGGCATCGTCTCGATGATCGGAGCGGTCGGCAACGACTCCTTCGGCGCCCGGCTGCGCTCCACCCTGGAGCACTCCGGGGTGAACACCGACCATCTGCGCACGGTCGAATCCCCCTCCGGCACCGCGCACATCGTCGTGGACGACGAGGGCGGCAACGCGATCGTCGTCGTCCCCGGCGCCAACGGCACCGTCGACCACCTCGCCCCCGGCGACGAGGGCCTGATCGCCTCCGCCGACGCGCTGCTGCTCCAGTTGGAGGTCCCGCTCGCCGCGGTCGTCGCGGGCGCGGAGGCGGCCCGCGCCCATGGCGTCCGGACGATCCTCACCCCCGCCCCCGCCCGGCCGCTGCCGCCCGAACTCCTCGCCGCCGTCGACCTGCTGGTCCCCAACGAGCACGAGGCCACCGCCCTCACCGGCCGCACCGACCCGCGCGAGGCGGCCGCGGCCCTGCTGGAGAGCGTGCCGGAGGTCGTGATCACGCTCGGCGCGGCCGGCAGCCTCTATCTGGCGCGCGGCGCCGACCCCGTCGAGGTGCCCGCGCCCCGGGTCACCGCCGTCGACTCCACCGGCGCGGGCGACACCTTCGTCGGCGCGCTCGCGGTGGCCCGCGGCGAGGATCTGCCCATGCGGGAGGCCCTGGCCTGGGCGGCCGCGGCGGCGGCGCTCTCCGTGCAGCGGCCCGGCGCGTCCGCCGCGATGCCGTACCGCTCCGAGATCGACAAGCAGTACGCGTCATGACCGGGCCCGCCGCCACGACCCCGCCGGCCGGCCCTCCCACCAGCCCGCCTGACGGCCCGCTGACCGGGCTGCGCGTCCTCGATCTGGCCACCCTCTTCGCCGGACCCATGGCCGCCACCCTGCTCGGCGACTTCGGCGCGGAGGTGATCAAGGTCGAGCACCCGGAGCGGCCCGACCCGTCCCGCGGGCACGGCCCGTCCAAGGACGGCGTCGGCCTGTGGTGGAAGCACCTCGGCCGCAACAAGCGCACGATCACGCTGAACCTCTCCACCCCCGGCGGCCGCGCCACCCTGCTGCGGCTCGCCGCGAGCGCCGATGTGATCGTGGAGAACTTCCGCCCCGGCACCCTGGAGAAGTGGGACCTCGGCTGGGAGGAGCTGTCGGCCGCCAACCCGCGGCTCGTCCTCACCCGGGTCACCGGCTTCGGCCAGTTCGGCCCCTACGCCCACCGGCCCGGCTTCGGCACCCTCGCCGAGGCGATGAGCGGCTTCGCCGCGATCACCGGCGAACCGGACGCGCCCCCGGTCCTGCCGCCGTTCGGACTCGCCGACTCCATCGCGGGCCTGGCCACCGCCTACGCCGTGATGACCGCCCTGGCCGCCCGCGACCGCACCGGCGAGGGCCAGGTCGTGGACATGGCCCTCATCGAACCGATCCTGATGGTCCTCGGCCCCCATCTGCTCTGGTACGACCAGCTCGGCCATGTGCAGAAACGCACCGGCAACCGCTCCGCGAACAACGCCCCGCGCAACACCTACCGCACCGCCGACGGCACCTGGGTCGCCGTCTCCACCTCGGCGCAGTCGGTCGCCGAACGCGTGTTGCGGCTGGTCGGACGCCCCGAGCTGATCGACGAACCGTGGTTCGCGACCGGCGCCGAACGCGCCGCCCACACCGACGTCCTGGACGAGGCGGTCGGCACCTGGATCGCCGCCCGCCCCCGCACCGAGGTGCTCGCCGCCTTCGAGAAGGCCGAGGCGGCCGTCGCCCCGGTCCAGGACGTCCGGGACGTGATGGCCGACCCCCAGTACCAGGCTCTCGGCACGATCGCCGCCGTGGACGACCCGGAGCTGGGCGCGCTGCGGATGCAGAACGTGCTCTTCCGGCTCTCCGCCACCCCCGGCGCGATCCGCTGGGCGGGCCGCCCGCACGGCGCCGACACCGAGTCCGTCCTGACCGAGCTAGGCCTGACGGGCGCCGACCTCGCGGCCCTGCGCGCGGAGGGCGCCCTGTGATCCCCACCCCGCTGACCTGGCTCTACGTCCCCGGGGACCGGCCGCACATCGTCAGCAAGGCGCTCACCTGCGGCGCCGACGTCGTCATCATCGACCTGGAGGACGCGGTCGCCCCCGACCGCAAGGAGTACGCCCGCGCGGCCACCGCCGAACGGCTCTCCGACCCCCAGCCGGTGCCGGTGCACGTCCGGGTCAACGCCCTCGACGGACCGCTGGCCGGCGCCGATCTGGACGCCGTCGCCGCCCTCCCCGGCGTCCGCGGGCTGCGGCTGCCCAAGGTGGTCTCCCCCGCCCAGATCACCCGGCTCGCGGAGCGGCTCGCCCCGGCGGGCGGCGGGGCCCCGCCCCTCTACGCCCTGCTGGAGAGCGCGCTGGGCGTCGAACACGCCTACCCCATCGCCGCCGCGCACCCGGCGCTGCGCGGGATCGCCCTCGGCGAGGCCGATCTCCGGGCCGACCTCGGGATCCGCGACGACGCGGGCCTGGACTGGTCGCGCTCGCGGGTGGTCGTCGCCGCGCGGGCCGCGGGCCTGAACCCGCCGCCGCAGTCCGTGCACCCCGACACCCGGGACCTCAACGGGCTCGCCGCGTCCTGCGCCCACGGCCGCACCCTCGGCTTCCTGGGCCGCGCCGCGATCCACCCCCGGCAGCTCCCGATCATCGAGCGGGCCTATCTGCCCACCGAACAGGAGCTGGAGGAGGCGGAGACCGTCGTCAAGGCGGCGGCCGTGGAGCCGGGCGCGCAGGCCCTGCCGGACGGCAGGTTCATCGACGCGGCGGTGGTCGCGGCGGCCCACCGCACCCTGTCCCTGGCCCGCCGACGCTGACCCGCGCACCGTGTACGACAAGGGCGCCCGGGGTGACCCCGGGCGCCCTGTGCGTCGTACGACCGCGTCGGCTCAGCTCTTCTTGCCGGCGGACTCGGTCTCGTCGGCGGTCTTGTCCGCGGTGTCGTCGGCGGCCTCGGACTTCTCCTCGTCCTTGAGGGCCGCCTCGGTGCCGGACTCGGCGGCGGCGCCGGACTCGGACTCGGCCTTCGCGTCGGCCGGCTCCTCGGACTTCACGGACTCGCCGTCGGTCCCCGCGTCGGAGCCGTCCTCGGCGGCGCCCGGCTCCACGATCTCCTCGCGGCCCGGCCGCTTCTTCGCCGACACCACGATGTACGTCACCGCCAGCACGAACACCACGATCGCGGTCCAGACGTTCAGCCGCAGGCCCAGGACGTGGTGGGCGTCGTCGATCCGCATGTACTCGATCCACCCGCGCCCGGCGCAGTACGCGGCGACGTACAGCGCGAACGCCCGCCCGTGCCCGAGCTTGAAGCGGCGGTCGGCCCAGATGACGAGCAGGGCGACACCGATGCACCACAGCGACTCGTACAGGAACGTCGGGTGGTAGTACCCGGGCAGCCGGCCGTCGGTCGAGGACGTGATGTGCAGGGCCCACGGCAGGTCGGTCGCCTTGCCGTACAGCTCCTGGTTGAACCAGTTGCCCCAGCGGCCGATCGCCTGGGCGAGCGCGATACCGGGCGCGATGGCGTCGGCGTACGCGGGCAGGGCGATGCCCCGGCGGCGGCAGCCGATCCAGGCGCCCACCGCGCCGAGCGCGATCGCGCCCCAGATACCGAGGCCGCCCTCCCAGACCTTGAAGGCGTCCACCCAGTCACGGCCCTCGCTGAAGTACAGCTCGTAGTCCGTGATCACGTGGTAGAGGCGGCCGCCGACGAGGCCGAAGGGCACCGCCCAGACGGCGATGTCGGCGACCGTCCCGGCCCGCCCGCCCCGGGCGATCCAGCGCCTGTTGCCGAGCCAGACCGCGACGAAGACGCCGATGATGATGCAGAACGCGTAGCCGCGCAGCGGAATGGGGCCGAGGTACAGCACCCCGCGCGACGGGCTGGGAATGTAGGCAAGTTCCATGGCAGGGTCGACGCTACCGTGCCGGACCGGGCGCACGGCGGGCAGCCCGGCTACGGCTCCATAACGGGCGGGTGAGAAAACCTCTCACCCCCGCCCGCCCGCGCTCACCCCTGGTTGGCCTCCTCCACCATCTGCTTCAGCTTCGCCGGGGTCATCGACTGGTCCTGGTAGATGTTCTTGCCGTTGAACAGGACGGTGGGGGTACCGCCGAAGCGGCCGTCCTGGAACGCCTGGTTGGACTTCGCGACCCAGCTGTTGTGCGTGCCCTTCTCGACACACGTACGGAACTCGGGGGTGTCGAGGCCGTCGACCTTGCCGGCCAGCTCGATCAGCTTGTCGTTCTCCGCGAACGCGTCGTCGGTTTCCTCGGGCTGGTTCTCGAAGAGCACGTCGTGGTAGGCGGGGAACTTCCCGGCGTTCTGCGCGCAGGCCGCGGCGTTGGCCGCGTTGCGCGAGCCGCTGCCGCCCATGTTGCCGTCGATCAGGGTCACCAGGTGGTACTCGACTCTGAGCTGTCCGGACTCGGTCAGCTCATGGATCGTCGGCCGGTACGCCGCCTCGAACGCCTTGCAGGCCGGGCAGCGGAAGTCCTCCCACACGGTGAGCGTGGACTTGGCGTCGTCCTTGCCGACGGGGATCGCCAGGGCGTCCTTGCCCTGGGCCCCCGAGGGGGCGACGACCGGACCCGCGTCCGCGCTGTCGTCGTCCTTCCCGGCGTTGGCGGCGACGATGCCGATCACGGCGGCCAGGCCCAGCACGCAGACGACGCTCGCGGCGACGATCAGGGTGCGCCGCCGCCGCTCCGCGGCCTTCTGCTTCTCGCGCTCCGCCGCCAGCCGCTCCCGGGCGTTGCGCTTTCCGTCACGATTCTTCTCGCTCACACCCCCAGAACGAACCGGGGAGGCGCATTGCGCCTCCCCGGTCCCAGGTCCACCCGTACGGGTGACCGTGTCCTTCACACCGCCCGGCTCACACCGCCCGGCTCACACCTGGCGGCGCACGCCCTTGGCCAGATCGGCCGCGAGGTCGCGGACCGCCGCGATCCCGGCCGCGTGGTCCGGCGCGTCCAGCATCCGCTTGACGAAGGCCGAGCCGACGATCACCCCGTCGGCGAAGCCCGCCACCTCGGCGGCTTGCCGGGCGTCGGAGACGCCGAGGCCGACGCAGACGGGCAGGCCGCTGCCGGTGGCCCGGGTGCGTTCGACCAGGTCCTGGGCCTGCGCGCCGACCGACTCACGGGTGCCGGTGACGCCCATCAGCGAGGCGGCGTAGACGAAGCCGCTGCCCGCCGCGGTGATCGTGCCGAGCCGCTCGTCCTTGCTGCTCGGCGCGACCACGAAGACCGTCGCCAGGCCGTGCTTCTCGGCGTGCTCGCGCCACAGCGCCGACTCCTGCACCGGCAGGTCGGGCAGGATGCAGCCCGCGCCGCCCGCCTCGGCGAGTTCGGCGGTGAACCGCTCGACGCCGTAACGGTCGATCGGGTTCCAGTACGTCATCACGAGCACCGGCTTCCCGGTGGCCGTGTGCGCCTCGCGGACCGTCCGCAGCACGTCGGCGATCCGTACCCCGCCGCGCAGGGCGATGTCGTCGGCGGTCTGGATGACGGGGCCGTCCAGGACGGGGTCGCTGTGCGGCAGCCCCACCTCGACGACGTCGGCGCCGCCGTCGAAGACGGCCTTGATCGCCTCGATGCCGCCGTCCACGGTCGGGAACCCGGCCGGCAGATAGGCGATCAGCGCGGCCCGGTCCTCGGCCTTCGCCGCGGAGAGGGTGTCGCTCAACAGCCGGATGTTGCCGCTCACTTGGCGTCCCCCTCGATCTCGGCGGTGGCGGCCGCGTCGGCGGCGACCTCGGCGTCGGTGTCGTACAGCCCGAAGTAGCGGGCGGCGGTGTCCATGTCCTTGTCGCCGCGGCCGGACAGGTTGACCACGATCAGCCCGTCCGGGCCCAGTTCCCTGCCGACCTCCAGGGCGCCGGCCAGGGCGTGCGCGGACTCGATGGCCGGGATGATGCCCTCGGTGCGCGAGAGCAGGCGCAGCGCCTGCATGGCCGCGTCGTCGGTGACCGCGCGGTACTCACCGCGGCCGGAGTCCTTGAGGTAGGAGTGCTCGGGGCCGATGCCCGGGTAGTCCAGACCGGCCGAGATGGAGTACGGCTCGGTGATCTGGCCCTCGTCGTCCTGGAGGACGTAGGAGCGGGAGCCGTGCAGGATGCCGGGCTCGCCCGCGGTCAGGGTCGCCGCGTGCTCGCCGGTCTCGACGCCGTGTCCGGCCGGCTCGCAGCCGATCAGGCGCACCCCGGTGTCGGGGATGAAGGCGTGGAAGAGGCCGATGGCGTTGGAACCGCCGCCGACACAGGCGATCGCCGCGTCGGGCAGCCGTCCGGCGCTCTCCAGGATCTGGCGGCGGGCCTCGACGCCGATGACCCGGTGGAAGTCGCGGACCATCGCCGGGAAGGGGTGGGGACCGGCGACCGTGCCGAACAGGTAGTGGGTGTGGTCGACGTTCGCGACCCAGTCGCGGAACGCCTCGTTGATGGCGTCCTTGAGGGTGCGGCTGCCGGACTTCACCGCGACGACCTCGGCGCCCAGCATGCGCATCCGGGCCACGTTGAGGGCCTGGCGCTGCGTGTCGATCTCGCCCATGTAGATGGTGCAGTCGAGGCCGAAGAGCGCGCAGGCGGTGGCCGTGGCGACGCCGTGCTGGCCGGCGCCGGTCTCGGCGATCACCCGGGTCTTGCCCATGCGCTTGGTGAGCAGCGCCTGACCCAGCACGTTGTTGATCTTGTGGGAGCCGGTGTGGTTGAGGTCCTCGCGCTTGAGGAAGATCCGTGCGCCACCCGCTTCCGCGGCGAAGCGGGGGACCTCGGTGAGGGAGCTGGGGCGGCCGGTGTAGTGGACCAGCAGGTCGTCCAGTTCGCGGGCGAATTCGGGGTCGTGCTTGGCCTTGTCGTACTCGACGGCGACCTCGTCCACGGCGGCGACGAGGGCCTCCGGGATGAACTTGCCGCCGTAGGCGCCGAAGTAGCCTTCGGCGGTGGGGATCTGACCCTCCGGGTCGGGGATGAAGAACTCGCTGGGCATGCGGAAACCTCACGGTGAGTGTTGGTGGAAAACACGATTCGCCGTGGGGGCGGGGGTTGTGGGACGGCCTCAGGTCGTCAGTGGCTGGTCGCGCAGTTCCCCGCGCCCCTGGGGGGTTGCTGCCATCGCATGCCGTTCACTTGCCCCGGTTCGTCGCCGATGACGTACCGGACGCGGCGGCCGTGGACGCGCCTCGCCGGGGCTCGGCAGCCACGGGGGCGGCAGCCGCGCGCGAGGCGGGCGTACCGGTCCACGGTCGTCATGGTGGGAGTCATCGGGGCAAGCCTAGCGAAGGATCAGCCGCGGCCGTGCCGGAGGGCCGGGTGCTCGCCCGCCGCCACCAGGTCGGAGACCGCGGACTTGGGGTCCTTGCCGGTGACCAGGGACTCGCCGACCAGGACGGCGTCGGCGCCGGCGTTGGCGTACGCGATCAGGTCGTGCGGGCCGCGGATGCCCGACTCGGCGATCTTGACGAGGTGGGCGGGGATCTCGGGGGCGACCCGCTCGAAGGTGGAGCGGTCGACCTTGAGGGTCTTGAGGTTGCGGGCGTTGACACCGATGACCTTGGCGCCCGCGTCCACCGCGCGCTCGACCTCCTCCTCGTCGTGCACCTCGACGAGCGGGGTGAGGCCGATGGAGACGGCCCGCTCGATGAGGGACTCCAGGGCCGGCTGGTCGAGGGCGGCGACGATCAGCAGCGCGAGGTCGGCGCCGTACGCGCGGGCCTCCCAGAG encodes:
- a CDS encoding ADP-ribosylglycohydrolase family protein, with protein sequence MASIRERARGALLGLAVGDALGAPAENLKPSEIRARWGRITGYVADRPAGTDDTEYAIFSGLLLARHGSALTPAHVEAAWHQWIADRDEGPFRGAGFSERGTLENLRRGLAAPISAQHRHAWSDGLAMRAAPFGVFASGRPAEAARLVAVDGSVSHDGEGIYGGQAVAAGVAAAMAGAPPSAVIASALAVVPEDSWTARSLRRAVAVAHRGERAVRSAVVIGGYPWTDLAPEAVALAFGAYASADGDFTQAVLTAVNMGRDADTTAAVAGALAGATQGVAAVPAHWAAAIGPARGTCLPSMAGHHVLDVAELLVPGEGGKWGEGVVAEDLVSSLLPPAPAAPAPASASAPEKESVR
- a CDS encoding ADP-ribosylglycohydrolase family protein, producing the protein MRPPGPWDEGTTAQPQGGTLTEEPRTPAVTENTTAPAPVPPRPHRIRGLLLGLAAGDAAGWPAARHRAARMPEWTRRLTRELDTFAEQNATTTLPVPIALNQPPEPLRLGPSDDAEWAAFAAEAVLRAGDDTVLGDLGRERRMRAAIDLTWNAVASEVAAAADRAPEIESAVLPLRARISVRAGLGNLAAGLRPPATGHDNPHFFDDAACVRACVLAVAHPGDPRLAAELAEFDARYTQDGDGVHGARAMAAALAMALAGADPGSCADAALAELPEGTEIGRNARHALALARAADSAFALVPLLEHQIVDHVYSYGIAAAETVPVALALALASGGRVAEAVPAAACLSRVADSAPALAGALTGALGGGDAIPASWRDACRTLSGCALPRLTGTDLVELAELLEAAQPAPPGG
- a CDS encoding ADP-ribosylglycohydrolase family protein gives rise to the protein MTPKAAESPEAGLDERITGALVGAAVGDALGGPVEGYSPDQITERHGGRVHGIVGPWNGDAWRTARPIAPYHKGDGHVTDDTLMTHALIRVYATVRDHLDAYAIADHLVPDLMTNPRWIPELEAEALPLQRIFLAEKWLVARLHYGHVDPREAGNGNIVNCGAAMYMAPVGLVNAADPAGAYAEALDVAGAHQSSYGREAAGVFAAAVAAACAPGATVDSVVAACLALAKDGTRAAIEAVCEEASRHRDFESALLPLRRAVTPYDTVGPDYRRPSLGARRPSRLHAIEELPVALGMVVVAAGDYRHAVLGAVNYGRDCDSIATMAGALAGALGSPVPDEWSKRVAEANRLDLWEPARTLAEVTRQIFARDTEAHRAREAAFATLLGGPGCSA
- a CDS encoding ADP-ribosylglycohydrolase family protein, with translation MLRLTWVQPEDLLGHELRQAAEDGREPWAIAARWRAAGGPQAPARAGASAHRVSGYLRQLAEDLLDELADLPSGLADDEPTELDAIRRLCAPAYHRTGSPAAAPAGPDRSALEAAWTGRAVGCLLGKPVEKLPLHAIRALARAAGNWPLGDYFTARGVPDHLLEEHPWNRRSASTSLAENIDGMPEDDDLNYPLLNLLLLQRHGRAFGTDDVARLWLDELPAGRTFTAERVAYRNLLSGIEPPHTARHRNPFREWIGALIRADVHGWTNPGDPAAAAEQAYRDAALTHTANGVYAAMFTAAVIAAAATGAHDVHTCLRAGLSVIPPRSRLARAVTHAVRLAETHADFDTVVDELHTTHKAAHWVHAVPNTALIAAALTHADGDFTGSVCRAVSGGWDTDSNGATAGSVAGLLAGRPAALPDRWTAPLKNRLATSVAGFDGTGFDTLAHLTWSLTPREASRP
- the rbsK gene encoding ribokinase; this encodes MTDIVVLGSTNMDLVAYVEKAPQRGETVTGREFRTIPGGKGANQAIAAAHAGGIVSMIGAVGNDSFGARLRSTLEHSGVNTDHLRTVESPSGTAHIVVDDEGGNAIVVVPGANGTVDHLAPGDEGLIASADALLLQLEVPLAAVVAGAEAARAHGVRTILTPAPARPLPPELLAAVDLLVPNEHEATALTGRTDPREAAAALLESVPEVVITLGAAGSLYLARGADPVEVPAPRVTAVDSTGAGDTFVGALAVARGEDLPMREALAWAAAAAALSVQRPGASAAMPYRSEIDKQYAS
- a CDS encoding CaiB/BaiF CoA transferase family protein, whose product is MTGPAATTPPAGPPTSPPDGPLTGLRVLDLATLFAGPMAATLLGDFGAEVIKVEHPERPDPSRGHGPSKDGVGLWWKHLGRNKRTITLNLSTPGGRATLLRLAASADVIVENFRPGTLEKWDLGWEELSAANPRLVLTRVTGFGQFGPYAHRPGFGTLAEAMSGFAAITGEPDAPPVLPPFGLADSIAGLATAYAVMTALAARDRTGEGQVVDMALIEPILMVLGPHLLWYDQLGHVQKRTGNRSANNAPRNTYRTADGTWVAVSTSAQSVAERVLRLVGRPELIDEPWFATGAERAAHTDVLDEAVGTWIAARPRTEVLAAFEKAEAAVAPVQDVRDVMADPQYQALGTIAAVDDPELGALRMQNVLFRLSATPGAIRWAGRPHGADTESVLTELGLTGADLAALRAEGAL
- a CDS encoding HpcH/HpaI aldolase/citrate lyase family protein, which translates into the protein MIPTPLTWLYVPGDRPHIVSKALTCGADVVIIDLEDAVAPDRKEYARAATAERLSDPQPVPVHVRVNALDGPLAGADLDAVAALPGVRGLRLPKVVSPAQITRLAERLAPAGGGAPPLYALLESALGVEHAYPIAAAHPALRGIALGEADLRADLGIRDDAGLDWSRSRVVVAARAAGLNPPPQSVHPDTRDLNGLAASCAHGRTLGFLGRAAIHPRQLPIIERAYLPTEQELEEAETVVKAAAVEPGAQALPDGRFIDAAVVAAAHRTLSLARRR
- the lgt gene encoding prolipoprotein diacylglyceryl transferase, encoding MELAYIPSPSRGVLYLGPIPLRGYAFCIIIGVFVAVWLGNRRWIARGGRAGTVADIAVWAVPFGLVGGRLYHVITDYELYFSEGRDWVDAFKVWEGGLGIWGAIALGAVGAWIGCRRRGIALPAYADAIAPGIALAQAIGRWGNWFNQELYGKATDLPWALHITSSTDGRLPGYYHPTFLYESLWCIGVALLVIWADRRFKLGHGRAFALYVAAYCAGRGWIEYMRIDDAHHVLGLRLNVWTAIVVFVLAVTYIVVSAKKRPGREEIVEPGAAEDGSDAGTDGESVKSEEPADAKAESESGAAAESGTEAALKDEEKSEAADDTADKTADETESAGKKS